Proteins from a single region of Sinorhizobium alkalisoli:
- the ppx gene encoding exopolyphosphatase codes for MVESEAQGRLPGIRPVSVVDIGSNSIRLVIYEGLSRAPAVLFNEKVMCGLGKGIDATGRMEEDSVERALKALQRFRALSDQARATSMFVLATAAAREASNGPPFIEKAEAILGQKVRILTGEEEAYFSAMGVLSGYHDPDGIVGDLGGGSLEFVDIRGKEIGKGITLPLGGIRLFEHSGGSLPKARTWVRKFMKEAEVLKKGAARTFYAVGGTWRAIAKLHMEMRDYPLHMMQGYEISSDEAMAVLAEVIEPKLLKPSAFSTISKSRRSLLPFGAVTMQEAISNMKPERISFSALGVREGYLFSLLSEAERSQDPLLTAADELAILRARSPEHARELAEWTGRMVPFFGVEETQEESRYRRAACLLADISWRAHPDYRGLQALNVIAHSAFSGISHAGRAYIALANYYRLEGLNDDGATGPLARVTTPRLLELAKLLGGLLRVAYLFSASMPGVARHLTLRPSSQPDTDLEFVVPAAYANFAGERLEGRLQQLAKLTGKGLAFRFES; via the coding sequence ATGGTCGAGTCTGAAGCGCAGGGGCGTCTGCCCGGCATCCGCCCGGTTTCCGTTGTGGACATCGGCTCCAACTCCATTCGTCTGGTCATCTATGAGGGTCTGAGCCGCGCACCGGCGGTGCTGTTCAATGAAAAAGTGATGTGCGGTCTCGGCAAGGGCATCGACGCGACCGGCCGCATGGAGGAGGACAGCGTTGAACGGGCGCTGAAGGCGCTGCAACGCTTTCGCGCACTGTCGGATCAGGCGCGCGCCACCAGCATGTTCGTGCTGGCCACGGCCGCCGCCCGTGAGGCGTCGAACGGCCCCCCCTTCATCGAGAAGGCCGAAGCCATTCTCGGGCAGAAGGTACGAATCCTGACCGGAGAAGAGGAAGCCTATTTCTCCGCCATGGGCGTCCTCAGCGGATACCACGATCCCGATGGCATCGTTGGCGACCTCGGCGGTGGTTCGCTCGAGTTTGTCGATATCAGGGGCAAGGAGATCGGCAAGGGCATAACGCTACCGCTCGGAGGCATTCGTCTGTTCGAACACTCCGGCGGCTCACTGCCGAAAGCGAGGACTTGGGTTCGCAAGTTCATGAAGGAAGCGGAGGTCCTGAAGAAGGGGGCTGCGCGCACCTTCTACGCCGTCGGCGGCACCTGGCGTGCGATCGCCAAGCTTCACATGGAAATGCGCGACTATCCGCTCCACATGATGCAGGGCTACGAGATTTCATCGGACGAGGCGATGGCGGTCCTGGCGGAGGTGATCGAGCCGAAGCTCCTCAAGCCATCGGCCTTTTCCACGATTTCCAAGAGCCGCCGCAGCCTGCTGCCCTTCGGGGCGGTGACGATGCAGGAGGCAATTTCAAACATGAAGCCCGAACGCATCTCGTTTTCCGCCCTTGGCGTGCGCGAAGGCTATCTTTTCTCGCTGTTGTCGGAGGCGGAGCGCTCGCAGGATCCGTTGCTCACAGCCGCCGACGAGCTTGCGATATTGAGGGCTCGTTCGCCCGAACATGCGCGCGAGCTTGCCGAATGGACCGGCCGCATGGTGCCGTTCTTCGGCGTCGAGGAAACGCAGGAGGAAAGCCGCTACCGCCGGGCGGCATGCCTGCTGGCGGATATCAGCTGGCGCGCGCATCCCGACTATCGCGGCCTTCAGGCACTCAATGTCATCGCCCACTCGGCCTTTTCCGGCATCAGCCATGCGGGCCGCGCCTACATCGCCCTCGCGAATTACTACAGGCTCGAGGGGCTTAACGACGATGGCGCGACGGGGCCGCTCGCCCGGGTGACGACGCCGCGCCTGCTGGAGCTCGCTAAGCTGCTCGGCGGCCTGTTGCGCGTCGCCTATCTCTTCTCCGCGTCCATGCCCGGCGTTGCCCGTCACCTTACATTGCGGCCGTCGTCCCAGCCCGACACCGACCTCGAATTCGTTGTGCCCGCCGCCTATGCGAACTTCGCGGGCGAGCGGCTGGAAGGCCGTCTGCAGCAACTGGCCAAGCTGACGGGCAAGGGGCTCGCTTTCCGGTTCGAGAGCTGA
- a CDS encoding adenylate/guanylate cyclase domain-containing protein: MRWRFSTLEFILALLVVAGSGVAYAWVVYGDGALIGATYAVFICMPVLAFERRIIFRRLYRKIHSLPTPGFLLSSVAVYFTIENFGFAAAGMALKLTGVLQQDWSDALVPSFNALIYALVVSGPIIFLLRVRELLGRDVFLSLLTGHYRKPIQEERVFLFVDLVGSTSFAERFGDLKTQEFLGKLFATMADPVLRYRGTIDDYVGDSAIISWPFARAVADAACIRCIFDILDEVEADAARWKKDYGEVPRLRAAIHGGTIVAAEIGVDKHKITYFGDTVNTTSRLEGLCRSLDRQVLISADLLRRIRLPEFIREEDLGEHEIKGRGQRLGVLALHRGRLTGHGSRRDGQVFDAPQRPLRA; this comes from the coding sequence ATGCGCTGGAGGTTTTCCACGCTCGAATTCATCCTGGCGTTGCTGGTCGTCGCGGGCAGTGGCGTGGCCTACGCCTGGGTCGTCTATGGAGATGGCGCGCTCATCGGCGCAACCTATGCCGTTTTCATATGCATGCCGGTGCTGGCCTTTGAACGGCGCATCATTTTCCGGCGTCTCTACAGAAAAATCCACAGTCTTCCGACTCCCGGCTTTTTGCTATCGTCGGTCGCCGTCTATTTCACAATAGAGAATTTCGGCTTTGCCGCGGCGGGCATGGCGCTGAAACTGACCGGCGTGCTGCAACAGGACTGGAGCGACGCGCTGGTTCCCTCCTTCAATGCGCTCATCTACGCACTCGTTGTATCGGGTCCGATCATCTTCCTGCTGCGCGTGCGCGAACTTCTCGGCCGCGATGTTTTCTTAAGCCTGCTGACTGGCCACTATCGTAAGCCGATACAGGAAGAGCGCGTGTTTCTTTTCGTCGATCTCGTCGGTTCGACCTCCTTTGCCGAACGCTTCGGCGATCTCAAGACGCAGGAATTTCTGGGGAAACTGTTTGCAACTATGGCCGATCCGGTGCTGCGCTACCGCGGCACGATCGACGATTATGTCGGCGATTCCGCGATCATCAGTTGGCCCTTCGCCCGCGCCGTGGCCGATGCCGCCTGTATCCGCTGCATCTTCGACATCCTGGACGAGGTCGAAGCGGACGCCGCTCGCTGGAAAAAGGACTATGGTGAGGTGCCGCGCCTGCGGGCGGCGATCCACGGCGGAACGATCGTGGCCGCCGAAATCGGCGTCGACAAGCACAAGATCACCTATTTCGGAGATACGGTGAACACGACGTCGCGCCTCGAAGGCCTGTGCCGCTCGCTCGACCGGCAGGTGCTGATCTCGGCCGACCTGCTGCGGCGCATTCGTCTGCCGGAATTCATCCGCGAGGAGGATCTCGGCGAGCACGAGATCAAGGGCCGGGGCCAAAGGCTCGGAGTGCTCGCGCTTCACAGGGGCAGGCTGACAGGCCACGGCTCACGAAGAGACGGGCAGGTATTCGACGCGCCGCAGCGACCCTTGCGCGCCTGA